TAACGTCGTTCACCCTCTCATTCATGAACACGTTGAGAGTCTGACCCACTGAATCGGCGAGCCTCGCGGTTTCACGAAAGGCTGAGTTTTCCGCTTCCGTGGTGATCGTATAAAGGCCCAAACCAGCGGAAATACCCATCGGGATAAGAGTGATTAGGAGGAACCAAAACAAGAGTTTGTTTCTGAGGCTTCCTCCCAGACGGAGCTTCTTAAAGATACTCATTTCCTTTCCCTCCTGGGAATGAGATTTGTGATTCTTGATCAACGAGGTAGCCGGTAAGGCTACTTTCAACTCACGACCGGCAAGGTACCGCTGCTCTCAACACGCGGTCTCCGCCGGTTTATCAGGCCGCGCCTTCGGCTGCCGCGGGGAGTACCCCTGCGACATGATCCAGGGCCTCCTTTTCCTCGATAGAGAGAATTTTCTTGAAATCCAGGACGATGAGGATGGTTTCGTCAAGATGAACCACCCCGCTGATGTACTGACTTTGAACTCCTGCAACGATGATGTCCGGAGGCGGCGAGATCTTTGAAGCAGGAACCGTGATGACTTTGGCCACCGAGTCTACGATGAACCCCGTCACATTTGCCTCGATCTCCACCACCAGAATTCGAGTGCCTGGCTTGTGCCCATCCACGTGAGGCTGATTCCTCAATCGCAGCCGCTTTCTCAGGTCCAGGACCGGGATGATGTTTCCCCTCAGGTTTATGACTCCCTCCACAAAATCGGGCGCGTTGGGAATCTCGGTGATGTTGGACATCATGATGATCTCCTGAACCACCAGGATTCTTACCCCGAAGTGTTCTGAACCTATGGAGAAACTTATCATCTGAACAGACTCTTCGCTCTCGGGAGTAGCTTTTCTTATGTGTTCCCTAGCGTTCATGGAAACTCTCCTGTCTGGAGGGCGCAGTCTCGGCTTTCGCCGCAGCCCTGATTAGGTTTTTGATCGTCCCGGCCATATTGTCAGCTGCGCATTTGAAGTCCACAATACCAGCCCGGAGTGCCCTCTCTGCCATTCGGGGGTCGGTGCTGGAAAGCGGGTCCTGGACCAATGTGATACCCTGTGCCTTCTTGACGGCTTTCAACCCTTCGGAACCCCAGCTTTCTCCGCCTGACAGAAGGCCGGCAAGAATATTGCGCCCCATCACTTCGGAAGCCGAGACAAGAAAATGGTCCACAGCGGATAGGGCAGGCTGATCGCTCAAAGTCTTCACCGAAATACTGTCTCGCTCCCGAAGGAGTTCTGCGGGGACCGACGCGGGGTGCATGTAACATACGCCCGAGGCCAGAGGAGTCCCCGGCTCCAAACCCTGGACCTTCACCTGGCTCCTTCTATCCAGATAATCGACAAATGCCCCTATCGCTTCTGTTTGCATGTCGTGCAAGATCACCATTGCCGCCGACAGATTCTCGGGCAGAGAAGGAATAAGACGGATAAGGTCAGTGCATCCTCCTGTGGAAGACACAAATACCACCAAGAATTTAGGCGCACCGTGGTGTGGTTCCACTCCCTGCGCGTGCTGGATTTGGGGCGGTATCCTTACCCGTCGAATCCTGTCGAATTTGATCCGGCATGCTTCCTTGACCCGCCGAACCAGATCATCTGCCCTTCCGTCAAGGCGCCAATTATTTTGCGGCTTTCTCAGAAAATCCACCCCTCCGAGACACAACAAGTCGAAAGGATTCGCTCCAACGCCTCCGACGAACCCGCTGAGGATAACCACTGGACAAGGGCTCCTGATCATTATGTGCATCAGCGTGGTGCTCCCCTTCATAACGGGCATGTCCCAGTCGAGAAGGATTAGATCGGGCTTCAATTCGTCTATCCGGGCCAGGGCCTCTTGTCCGTTGGTAGCATAGCCGGCCACCTGAAGGGAGGAATCGGATTCAATAATCTCCTGAACGATTTTTCGTATGAAGCGAGAATCGTCAACGATCATTATTCTCTTGTCCGGCTGCTGGACCGCCGATGGGGCCGGCTCACGAACAGCGCCGGCCCGCCTTTTTCGACCGGCGCGACGTCCCGTTCCATCCTCGGGGGCAGGAGCCAGGGCGTGACGGATTTCGTCCTTCTGGCGCATGCCTTCCATCAGAAGGCTCTGCCAGTCGATGAAGACGGTCTGGGGCGGCACCTGGAGCACAATCTGAGAGAGAAACTCGCCACCCTCCCATCCGATGATTTCGTAAAACGCTTCCACACCGTCCAATGAATCGCATTCCACATGAATTATTCCGCCATCGTGGATATAAATGCGACCCTCGGT
This region of Desulfomonile tiedjei genomic DNA includes:
- a CDS encoding purine-binding chemotaxis protein CheW, producing the protein MNAREHIRKATPESEESVQMISFSIGSEHFGVRILVVQEIIMMSNITEIPNAPDFVEGVINLRGNIIPVLDLRKRLRLRNQPHVDGHKPGTRILVVEIEANVTGFIVDSVAKVITVPASKISPPPDIIVAGVQSQYISGVVHLDETILIVLDFKKILSIEEKEALDHVAGVLPAAAEGAA
- a CDS encoding response regulator is translated as MSEKKILIVETEPIIGEYIADSFAAVDAGYHVLHAYSVPEALQKIGRNDVDLVFADHQGGAGIDGIKLLQGIRKMDMAVRVVLEAEDYLERDRIPALSLGCSSFLVKPVSYEKLEELLFNMLQSQQGFTGRVVKLRLEDVIQMFCYRKDSTLLTIFNGQTEGRIYIHDGGIIHVECDSLDGVEAFYEIIGWEGGEFLSQIVLQVPPQTVFIDWQSLLMEGMRQKDEIRHALAPAPEDGTGRRAGRKRRAGAVREPAPSAVQQPDKRIMIVDDSRFIRKIVQEIIESDSSLQVAGYATNGQEALARIDELKPDLILLDWDMPVMKGSTTLMHIMIRSPCPVVILSGFVGGVGANPFDLLCLGGVDFLRKPQNNWRLDGRADDLVRRVKEACRIKFDRIRRVRIPPQIQHAQGVEPHHGAPKFLVVFVSSTGGCTDLIRLIPSLPENLSAAMVILHDMQTEAIGAFVDYLDRRSQVKVQGLEPGTPLASGVCYMHPASVPAELLRERDSISVKTLSDQPALSAVDHFLVSASEVMGRNILAGLLSGGESWGSEGLKAVKKAQGITLVQDPLSSTDPRMAERALRAGIVDFKCAADNMAGTIKNLIRAAAKAETAPSRQESFHER